The stretch of DNA GCAAGAAACATTCACCGGGATTTTGCCTATTTTTATGTAGGCTTAATTATCTCTTTTTCTTTTTCCGGTATCTTTTTAAACCACCGTCAGGTATGGCATCCAATGCGATATAAATATGCCTCCACAGAAATAACGTTGGACAAGCCTGTACTAGCCGATCAAGTGAATGATGCCTATCTAAAAGAATTTTCGAAAAATTTCAATATTGACGACCCGATTAGACGATATGCCGTAGATGGAAATACATTACGGATTACCTATGCTGACCACGACGCTGAAGTTGATTTGGCTTCCGGAAAAGGCAAAATCGGGGAATACCGGCAAACACCAATGTTGGGACAAATGACGGAATTACATGTGACAACCAATAAATGGTGGATTTATTATTCCGATATCTTCGGAATGGCTATGCTCACCATTGCTATCACAGGTATGTTTCTGAGTAAAGGTAGTATGAGTTTCAAATCACGGGGATGGAAATTGGCACTGGTGGGGATTCTTTTCCCATTGTTTTTTCTGTTTTTACTTTCCTAATTGGACTTTCGACGCTTTGGAAAACCCTCCGTTTCCAGACTAGAAGTGGGAAAATTGGGAAGTGGGAAGTCGGAAGTGGGAAAATTGTGCACCTGCGCCTTTCCGCCTTCCGCCTTCCCACTTCCACTTTCACTGCGCCTTCCGCCTTCCACCTTCACCTTCCACACGGCACAATAAGCAAGAAAACAAGCTCCTCAGCTGACGGAAGCATTTTACAATAGGCTGCTGCTGCTACCTTCTACTATAGTTCGGTGCTTCCTTGGTAATTGTGATATTGTGTGGATGACTCTCCTGGAAGCCGGCCCCCGTGATTTTAACAAAGCTGGCTTCTTGTAGTTTTTCTATGGTCCCTGCGCCACAATAACCCATTCCAGCGCGTAAGCCACCCAGGTACTGAAGCATCACCTCCGCTACCGTCCCCTTATATGGGACACGTCCTTCGATGCCTTCGGGCACCAATTTTTTAATATCATCTTCGACATCTTGAAAATAGCGATCTTTGGACCCTTGTGACATGGCGCCCAGCGAACCCATCCCGCGGTATATCTTAAATTTCCGACCGTCAAAAATCACCGTTTCGCCTGGT from Saprospiraceae bacterium encodes:
- a CDS encoding PepSY-associated TM helix domain-containing protein, producing MKLTARNIHRDFAYFYVGLIISFSFSGIFLNHRQVWHPMRYKYASTEITLDKPVLADQVNDAYLKEFSKNFNIDDPIRRYAVDGNTLRITYADHDAEVDLASGKGKIGEYRQTPMLGQMTELHVTTNKWWIYYSDIFGMAMLTIAITGMFLSKGSMSFKSRGWKLALVGILFPLFFLFLLS